The Megalobrama amblycephala isolate DHTTF-2021 linkage group LG18, ASM1881202v1, whole genome shotgun sequence genome segment tgtacaatacccccccccccaaaaaaaaacaacaacaacaacaacaacaaaaaaacaaaaacgaaacacatcaacaacaacaacaaaaaaaacggtTCACATGGTACCTCCACAGTTCTTTTTGTAAATACACTGACAAAtctaaatgttaatttctatgTCCTATTCTGCTTTATTCTAATTATGGTCCACTTAAGGTTTAAGACATCATGTGGCTAGGTCTTTCAGGTGTGTATACAGCTCCATCTGTTTctcttttaacatttttaacgCAATAAAACACACCTCCtaacagcaaaacaaaagatCAAGAACAGGTAATCTGCATTTACGTTGAAAACGTTTATTTCCCTGTAAAAATGACAGTATAGTGATATTAACTTCAAAACTATGTCAAACTATGGAAGTCATATACATGCTTTTAATGGTTCTTAATGTATATGAAAGGCCTGCATTTGTCAGTATTACTCAAAACATCCACAGCAAGAGCTGATATCCTTTACTGATACTTTCATAAAGAGAGGAATCAATCTAACATAACTTGTCATTAGCTGCAGTTTTAAATGGCAGTAAAGTATTTGGGATCCCTATTAATGGTcaacttgaatgaatgaatgaaagaaagaGCGATAAGaaacagaagaaaaaacacTGTCCTGAACAGGGACAATGCTAATGTGATTAAACCAAACGTCCCGATCAATCTTGATTCCTAATTCAAGGAAAACAAATTCCACAAGCCTCTTGAACTTGCTAACATGTCCTAAGAATGGAGAAAACAATGCTTTTATTGGTCataaaaaaagatcaaatgaaaaacaaacaggTATCACACGGGCAAATGTTAGATGAAGCAAAGAGGCTTTTACTGATTTCTGCCACTGGAGACCAACAAATGATGTCATCTCCAGATGGACGTGCTCATGTCATCCAGTGTGTAAAATTTAGACAGAATAGGacagcctgtgtgtgtgtgtgtgtgtgtgtgtgtgtgtgtgtgagaaactgaGTGTATTTGTATAGAttttcttctccaaaatgatctttcaaaaagaaaaacaaaaaacataagaGGCGAAAATGATCAGGATGCCACTCCTCCTCTAATCATCATCAAAGTTCTGTTGTAAAAGGAAGTTTGCAGCCAAATTTTCATTCTTCTCACAAGCAAAGTAGGCCTGTATAACGAGTCCTTCTGGGAATCCAAGGGCTTTTAGCTGAGGAAAAACACAGAGGAAACATGGAAAGGTTAGATAAGACCACAGAAAGACTCCTGGTGTCCGTTTGGGGAAAAGACTTGAGCACCTTTGATCGTTTGCCAGCACAGATCCTCCAtctgtatctctctctctcttaattAAAGGGCCTCGATGTAATTAGTTAAACTTGAAATTCAGACTTTATGGCTTTAACAAGTATCTTAAGTCTCTGACTGAGAACAAAGTGAGAAAAACCATAGTTAGGGAAGCACTGAAGCAAACTTTGTGGGCTGATGTGTGATGATCAACAGCTTGTTGAGGCCAACCGTTTTAACTAGTTTTAAACTTGTTAGCTAATTATAAACTCTCACTTAAGAAAATCCatagtgacaaaaaaaaaaaatattcttcacAGTTTGCTGCAGGCCATCTGACCAGCTCTACTGCTTTTTAATATGCTGACAAACTAAATTTCATGATACTGATATAACCAACtgcaatacaaatgtatatactGAATAAAACGTGTCTCGATGTGCATAACTAAGTAAAACAATCTGAGATGCATGATTTATTTTGAGATTGTGCGGGTTTGTTCTGTTTggacaaattatttttatttgtgtaggtcttaaaaagtcttaaatttggTGTTCTCAAACTGAAAGTTAAGAGTTTTACCCTCTCAATAGCTTCTTTCTCCTGGGGTGTGACCTGGATGTAGTTCATGCCTCCTGCCTCGGCCACGCCCCCACCGCCGCCTCCTCCTTGCCCCGCCTCCTGGACAGGCTCGTTAAGCATCTGGATAAACTGCTCCTGATGGCTGCTGATTTGCTGtaaaacaagaaagaaagaaaaagcaaaGTTCTGATTTGCTGTGGGTTCATTCATCACACTGGAACAGGAAGTCAAGAGCACTGCATTGTGTGAGTAATATAATCAATAATCAGCATCTGTAATAAAAGCGCTATTTCAAACATActctagatcagtggttctctTGTGGGTCACAGGtctgttttataaaatatacaaagcCTTGAAGTTTCTAAGTTTACAGGCCTTATGGAAAGGGAGAATGACAGATTGATTGCTATGATGAAAGGTAAAAATTAATTATGGTAACATCAGAAACCATAAAATGGCcgtgaaaatgtcattttaacatttacaacaCCTTGTGTGTAAAAATAATGGTTGATCTTCGCATTGGTCTGAACAAAAACGGCATACGTGCTGAATGATAATGCAAATTTACTCAGTAAATGCTGTTTAAGAAACAGCAGAAATATAGCGGTTACCCCGGTTCCCTCTGAAAACAAAGCAGTTGTGCTTATAAACACTACTTTATTAGACATTATAAGGAAGTTAGGATGAAAAGAATACGCCATCAAATGTTTTCAAGTTTGATGGTCTGATTTTAACACCATAAAGTAATTGTAATAATTAATCAACAGTACATTATAAGCAATCACTTGTGTTATGTCCCAGTGAGTGCTGGCCCtgttcttttttctctcttctttttttgggggggcttGTCCAGGATtagggttaggttagggtttATGACACGTCATAAATATGGGCTATTCTGTGATTGAAAGCACAAGCCTGTAGAACGAGCAACAGCACCACTTTACTTAAATATCACATTAACCTGTTAGTCAGCACCCCCGCTTTTGGAAAATCCCaaaaaatgacatacccaaactaaaacagatacagttcatgaaccctttgcactaaaagcataagtaaggtatcatttgaaagcagacactttgcagtttatggtaaactcataattaattattgtcacaaagaagaaaatagtttaaaatagatttgaaattttgaaaagttattagaaatttatttttatgaaatatatttatgaaaatgaaagtgaagttggccttgtggcaatctagaaatgcactgcagctaaagccacatgtctgaccatgttatatttcaaatctgaagatgataggtttaaaactctgagttttattacatgtttttcaagaccatgtcatgagactttatttagaaaggactctaaaatgttaactgatgtttattgtcatctatTCAAGGGTATTGTCgatattgtgtttgtggtgctaagtgccccattcagtttcagtctcccctgaacacattcacacctctccagCCAGCTTATGGCTcttattattcttttcttttgtctctattataattactgatgttctattcaagatgatttaatccctcatttcattcaccaaacttctcacttcaccttctttcaaactgtatctaatgcccttcttggaaaaaaaagagagaaaaaaagtgagctttactattaagaattatttatttgcattagctTTAGATTAGAACAGGTGCATATCTGGGCTCGTTAGCATATTAGCTTAGCACAGCaacaaaacatgacaatttataagattaaaaccacgttttttctccaaacttactagtcgattgttttaaataaccttctttgatgtgatgtggctttggatcaaaaatcagacagaaaatatatcattttaggctattctgcacaatgagaaaagctatctcgattagcattgcattataaatataatctactattatgaatacctgacatggcgtgaagaacacagataaacaacatatcgtcacaatcgtgtatttattactttcaaaagtgacgttctgtatgtttatatcaatgatTATAACGATGTCTGGTAGCCTCTGTTAGTCCCGTGTATGTCACATGACTGCCTCTTGTTCATCAtgtttgtggactaaaggtgcacagagcgccctccggcttcgGGTATGGTTTGGACACACAGTAGTCAGTGTATACAGCGCTCATATGATGAAAACAGCGCGTTTTgggtaaaaattgaataaatatgactcctctgtatagaaaattgacataaacgtaTGACAGTggatcaatatttctccaaatgtgcatgcttttaagctaaaagccctgaAGGATGTTATTTTGTGGAGTTTTTTCTTGATGATCGTACagagttttttttctcaatggctgaagctgacgctcatatttcaatgaaaaggtaacgactccgtttctcatattcataactcccgacgcatattaacaaataacggtcactatgcgatgttgagagtaaaataaagattaaaaattgaagctcgagtcttagatctttttaatgatgtatagtttgtcaaggtaattatattaaatctaacagtaaatttgagctaatttaaacaaagaagcttTGGTGCGTAGGCGTGCCAGTGCTGGTTAACAGGTTAAACCATATCGCTATTCCTGGTTTTCCATTCTTAAATTTAAAGAGtcatttcacccaaaaatgaaaattatcccatataaatatccatatttataactttataaactataatcactggctaCCGGCAACGACCTTACGCATACGAGTTACGGAgaaagagtgacctctgacccggtGTAAACTTAGCTTGACTTTCATACGGCCGTTACCGGAAGCTAgtttttatagtttataaagttataaatatgaatatttttcttacaaaaaccaatcgctttgcttcagaaggtctttattaaccccctggagtcgtttggattacatttatgatgggcttttttgggcttcaaaatctcgcccCCCCATTTACTCCCaatataaagcttggaagagccaggatatttttaaatataactcagattgtgttcatctgaaagaagatacacctaggatggcttgagggtgagtaaatcatgggataattttcatttttgggcgaactaaccctttaagagctctTGAAATAAGACTTTTCTTATaccatttaagatatttaagactttttaaggaccCACAGGGATCCTGAAACTACAGTATTTTGGCACAAAATCATGTCACTTGGTGGAAGCTTCATATCAGTTTCCTTATCACCCAAGTTACAATTTTGCTACCATCACTATATGACGTCTAACGTAATGTCTCGCGAAACAGCGCTGTCTTCAGACTGTGTTTGAGCACCTGCAGGAGCTGAGGGTTCTCTCTGCCGATCTGCTGTAGTAGAGCTGGTAGGAGAGACGGGTTCTGCTGGATGATCTGTCTCATCTGCAGGAACTGTGGCTGGTTCCTCAGGAACTCCAGAGGATTCGCTGCACACACAGGACAGAGTCAGAGATGCGTGTCACACACTCCAATGGCAAGAACGGTCAACTGTGTGCATGCAACTCACCCCCTGATCCTGTGCTGGGCTGTGATGGGGCGGTACTGGACGGTGAAGTGAGACCCGTAGACACGACAGGAACGCCTCCTGCAGGAGCCACAGGGTCAGCACCTCCCACACTGCCCTCGCCCTCCGCAGGAATGccctgcaacacacacacatccctCAAAAGTTGGCATTGAGAAAACACATCTGCACTTGCCAAAGCATTTTCAGCACAGaagtatataataaaataagagggcaTAATTATAATGAAGCCTGAATAAGAATGTTTTGAGCCAGTTCTGCTGatttaaatgtcatttcttTGCTTTATAAAGACACACAGTTTCTCACCGTGAGCAAGTACTCGACGGCCCGGTCAGGATTGTTGAAACTAGCTCTCAGCGCCGCCACCACTTTGTCTCTCTCGTATCCCATCAACATGATCTCCGTCACCATGTTCTCGTAGGACTGACCCGTCACTGCACACACAAGACACGTGAATGAACTGATCTTCATAACTAGTGCTGGTctgtgtgagcgtgtgtgtgtgtgtgtgtgtggatttaCCCAGCGCAGACGTTGCCTCTTCAAATATGTTTGCATTTGGCGAAGAACCCGAACTgtaaaaaagaaggaaaaaaacaaaagtttgtTCTCACGCATCAAGCAAGCACGAGCTTCCGTTTATCATGTTTCAGTGctgattaatgtttataaaagcctaaattcaatctgctCATCATATAAATTGATCGCGTCTCTTCAGAAGGCTTGAATTAAAGCGCTCCATTCATAATGATTTATTTTAGCATCGCTTAATGAATGTTTTGAAGCGTCACAGTTTTGGGTGAGTAGACTTTCAATTAGCATTCACATCTAATCAACAATAATACAGTCTATAACATCccgtgtgtgcgagtgtgtttaCCTGACGGGTGTGGAGGAGGGCGCAGCGCCGCCAGCAGGCTTCTCCTCGGCGGGCGTGTCGTCTTTGGCCGGGGTTTCTGCGGGCGGGGCAGCAGACGGGGTCGGGGTCGCTGTAGTGCTGGAGGAGGCGGAGCTGGAGCTGGTCGCTGTGGCAGCAGATGATGGGGCAGATGTCGATGCAGGAGCCGCTTTAGGCTGCAGGAGACACAATCGCATTACTCTCAACttcatataaacacacaaacatcatcACATCCACGAGTCAAGGAATTTGGCATATtttggatgaataaatcaaaagtaggACTGTATACCTAATTTCATAGGGTCCTACAACACATGCTTGATTAAAAAATGGCCTCAAtctcaaagcaaaaaaaaaaaaaatgtctttttactTCACCCACTTCCATTAATGATATGTGTTTCTTTTAAAATCCCTCTTTAATATTTCAGAATGTTTCAGACGTGCAAAAGACTGATAAATGTCTCACCTTTGCTACCATAACCACCACAAAGTTCTTCTCATCTATCTTGTACTCCTTGAGCGCCGTGTCATCATTCAGAATTTTGCCTGTAGGGgacaatataattaaaacaaacGAAACGTTATTCATCAGCCCGCAGCTCTCGCGTATGAATCTGACAGGTGTCTGTCATTCATCAAATGATGCTGCTGCATAAACAGACTTTATCGCTGCATTTCACATGATTATAGAGAAAAACCTGTGAGGACGAATCATATGCGTTACCCAGGGTCACATCCTTATCAGCTGGAAACAGCCGTCCAAACACGCCACACAATTACACCTTATCACATGCAGAGAAATGATGTACCTGCGTATATCAACTTCTGTCCCGCCACCGGAAAGCCATCTTTTCCCTTTTCATTCTCTATTTTTTCCTTTAAGGCTTTTACCTGCGAAAGACAGAGCAGGAGAACACAAATCACTAAAACcagtttaaaggggacctattatgcctgttttacaagatgtaatataagtctcagaatgtgtgtgtgaagtttcagctcaaaatcccccacagatcatttattatagcttgtcaaatttgccccatttgggtgtgagcaaaaacacgccgtttttgtgtgtgtccctttaaatgcaaatgagctgctgctttccagaagggggcggagctttaacagctcaacaacaacaaagctggagaatctcacgcagccaaaatgacgaaagtgttcagccttacattgttcaaaccggagtcgacactgatggagagactcaggaagaagttacaacttttagacgtttctgaatggttagtggataaattgatgtagttgctgtggagttgattcaactcatccactagcatgtgccgtcatgttcatcttttgtgttgaattgaccctcgtttgtgaagcagtccggcgtaaaatgacggcatgacaacaacactcgactacaacaactcttcctcttctctaaaatATAATTGCAATTATTAATCACGATTATTCGCAATTTGAAAAAGTTGACCCTTGACTTCATCACTTTGGATGTAATGGAATTTATTGCTTACAATTGTATTGATAATAGTACATTGAACCCTATTCATCAATTCGACTTCtgtttagtgctttgtaagtcaGATATTTTATGAGAAAAAATTCAGTTGCAAATGAGTCAAATCAGATTCAAATCGCTCTATAAAAGCATATTCATACAGATCGTAAAGAATGATACTCGTCCTCTTTTTTTCATCTTTGAAATGGCTAAACACTACAAACAGACTGACGGATATGTAGTTTTCAATTTCTTTACATTATGAAAAAGCTAAAAAAGCAAAagctaaaatgtttaaaaaaaaaaaaattccaaattattattttcattttgtagCCGCCGCATAGACCGCATTCATTCACCAACCATGATCAAACAATATGGTCAAGAATCATGTTTGGATTTATTACAGATTTGTTCGCAGATTCAGTAGCATCAAAAGGCACACACGGCCTCGAACTTCACAATCAACATCGCTAAACTCAAATATACATGTTTGTCGCTGTCATCAGATCATCAACGCTTCTTTATGAGAGACGCACGGTTGCCAGATTGAGAAGATTAAGTAAAACACTGGGTGGAAAACGTATCCTTTTTAAGAGAAAAGCTCCGTTTGGAGAATTTATTTTCCTGGCATCTGACAACAGCACAAATATTCAGCGGGACAAATATCACGTTGATTATTTTATCACGATTAATTGAGCTTGAACTGATCTGATCTGAATGACACTTCACTAAAAAaatagctgtaaaaaaaaaattacactgttaaaataacagtaatataccgtaaaatcaatgcattctgggctataattgtaatttttgagaaagtaacTTATAGGTTACTTTCTCAgaaattacaaataatattacccagccagaatgcattgtaaaaTGCGAaggtaatatactgtaaaatcaATGAATTCTGGGtaattttatttgtcattttcgagaaagtaACCTAAAGGCAACTTTCtcgaaaacaacaaaaattacccagaatgcattgtttttacagtatattactgtttcaatgaaaaccggtattttactgtgtagatttttaattttttacagctatttttttaaaagtgttttctgAAATTAAActtgtttaataattgatgaattttacaCTGCTATTGAACTGAATAATGACTATTTTCTTCTGTAGAGATGAATTAATCTCgtatttgatgaagtttgcatcattgattctgtttattactgtgaagttgctttgaaacaatctgtatagTATAAAGCGCTAATTTATAATTTGTATAAACTAAGTCAAAGTCACAATCGGATCTCAAATCAAACACAAAAGTAGTTTGGACCAGATCCGATGCGAGTTCTGGctgtttgaagaaaaaaaaaaaaaactaaacttatTGAAGCTAGATATGgaaaaaaagcatatttttgGTGAAAAGTTTTGCTGCTTTCCTGGAAAATACCATTTCTAAGAATAAACTGTTCCAAAAGGCCT includes the following:
- the rad23b gene encoding UV excision repair protein RAD23 homolog B, which translates into the protein MQITLKTLQQQTFKIDIDAEETVKALKEKIENEKGKDGFPVAGQKLIYAGKILNDDTALKEYKIDEKNFVVVMVAKPKAAPASTSAPSSAATATSSSSASSSTTATPTPSAAPPAETPAKDDTPAEEKPAGGAAPSSTPVSSGSSPNANIFEEATSALVTGQSYENMVTEIMLMGYERDKVVAALRASFNNPDRAVEYLLTGIPAEGEGSVGGADPVAPAGGVPVVSTGLTSPSSTAPSQPSTGSGANPLEFLRNQPQFLQMRQIIQQNPSLLPALLQQIGRENPQLLQQISSHQEQFIQMLNEPVQEAGQGGGGGGGVAEAGGMNYIQVTPQEKEAIERLKALGFPEGLVIQAYFACEKNENLAANFLLQQNFDDD